A genomic stretch from Mycobacterium paraterrae includes:
- the smc gene encoding chromosome segregation protein SMC, producing the protein MYLKSLTLKGFKSFASPTTLRFEPGITAVVGPNGSGKSNVVDALAWVMGEQGAKTLRGGKMEDVIFAGTSSRAPLGRAEVTVTIDNSDNALPIEYSEVSITRRMFRDGASEYEINGSSCRLMDVQELLSDSGIGREMHVIVGQGKLNEILESRPEDRRAFIEEAAGVLKHRKRKEKAVRKLESMSANLARLTDLTTELRRQLKPLGRQAEVARRAQTIQADLRDARLRLAADDVVARQAELNNTNHGEATLRREHDEASARMAVASEELAAHEEALARLSERAESAQQTWFRLSALAERVSATVRIASERAQHLDVETATTGGPDPDELEAEAEQVAAAEQQLLAELESTRARLTAARAELADRERAASEAEQAHLAAVRAEADRREGLARLAGQVETMRARVESIDDGVAKLSERIEEAAARAQHAKAEFETVQGRVGELDQGEVGLDEHHDRTVAALRQADERVAELQAAERGAERQVASLRARIDALSVGLERKDGAAWLTQNRSEAGLFGSIAKLVKVQVGYEAALAAVLGSAADALAAENFTAAADAVTALKQADGGRAAIVLSDWPADEPGPLGALPDGARWALDLVEAPSRLRGAMVAMLSRVAVVGDLSEAMELVAARPQLRAVTRDGDLVGAGWINGGSDRKPSTLEITSEIARARAELAAAEEQTNQLGAALSGAMSEQTARQDSAEQALAALNESDAAISAIYEQLGRLGQDARAADEEWHRLMRQREELEAGRAETLAELGELEIRLGNAEQPQEVSGEPSHGELRQQIAAAAEVARGVEVEARLAVRTAEERANAVRGKADSLRRAAAAEREARVRAQQARAARQRAAEVAAAVSQAGRLLADRLTQVVGAASQHRDVLAAERQQRSTALAAVRDEVNALGTRIGVLTEALHRDEVAKAQAALRIEQLEQMVLEQFGMSPDVLVAEYGPQVSLPPSELEMAEYEQARERGEQVTAPAPLPFDRSTQERRAKRAERELAELGRVNPLALEEFAALEERFNFLSTQLEDVKAARKDLLDVVAEVDARILQVFTDAYVDVEREFQGVFASLFPGGEGRLLLTNPDDMLTTGIEVEARPPGKKVKRLSLLSGGEKSLTAVAMLVAIFRARPSPFYIMDEVEAALDDTNLRRLIGLFELLRAKSQLIVITHQKPTMEVADSLYGVTMRDDGITTVISQRMRGQQVNQLVTAT; encoded by the coding sequence GTGTACCTCAAGAGCCTGACGCTGAAGGGCTTCAAGTCCTTCGCCTCGCCGACGACTCTGCGGTTTGAGCCCGGTATCACCGCTGTAGTCGGACCAAACGGGTCAGGCAAGTCAAACGTCGTCGATGCGCTGGCGTGGGTGATGGGGGAACAGGGCGCCAAGACGTTGCGCGGCGGCAAGATGGAAGACGTCATCTTCGCTGGCACGTCGTCGCGGGCTCCGCTGGGTCGCGCCGAAGTCACCGTCACCATCGACAACTCCGACAACGCACTGCCGATCGAGTACTCCGAGGTGTCGATCACCCGCCGGATGTTTCGCGACGGTGCCAGCGAGTACGAAATCAACGGCAGCAGTTGCCGTTTGATGGATGTCCAGGAATTGCTCAGCGACTCCGGCATCGGCCGGGAGATGCACGTCATCGTCGGCCAAGGCAAGCTCAACGAAATCCTGGAATCGCGGCCGGAGGACCGTCGGGCATTCATCGAGGAAGCCGCCGGTGTGCTCAAGCACCGCAAGCGCAAGGAAAAGGCGGTGCGCAAGCTCGAGTCGATGTCGGCCAACCTGGCGCGTCTGACCGACCTGACCACGGAGTTGCGTCGCCAGCTCAAGCCGCTTGGACGGCAGGCCGAGGTGGCTCGGCGCGCCCAGACCATCCAGGCGGACCTTCGCGATGCCCGGTTGCGTCTGGCCGCCGACGATGTGGTCGCCCGCCAGGCCGAGCTCAACAACACCAACCACGGAGAGGCGACGCTGCGCCGCGAGCACGACGAAGCCTCGGCGCGTATGGCCGTGGCATCGGAGGAACTGGCCGCGCACGAAGAGGCGCTGGCCCGACTTTCGGAGCGAGCCGAATCGGCGCAGCAGACGTGGTTTCGGTTGTCCGCCTTGGCCGAACGAGTCAGCGCGACCGTGCGGATCGCCAGTGAGCGGGCGCAGCATCTGGATGTCGAGACCGCGACGACCGGTGGACCGGACCCCGACGAATTAGAGGCCGAGGCCGAGCAGGTCGCCGCGGCAGAGCAGCAATTGCTCGCCGAACTCGAAAGCACCCGCGCGCGTCTCACCGCCGCACGCGCGGAGTTGGCCGATCGGGAGCGCGCCGCCTCCGAAGCCGAGCAGGCTCACCTGGCGGCGGTACGGGCAGAAGCCGATCGCCGCGAAGGCCTGGCCCGGCTGGCGGGCCAGGTGGAGACCATGCGGGCGCGAGTCGAGTCGATCGACGACGGTGTCGCCAAGTTGTCAGAACGCATCGAGGAAGCGGCGGCCCGCGCGCAACACGCCAAGGCGGAATTCGAGACCGTGCAGGGCCGCGTCGGAGAGCTGGACCAAGGCGAAGTCGGTCTCGACGAGCATCATGACCGGACGGTCGCGGCGCTGCGACAGGCCGACGAGCGAGTGGCCGAGCTGCAGGCCGCCGAACGTGGCGCCGAGCGTCAAGTCGCGTCGCTGCGGGCCCGGATCGACGCGTTGTCGGTTGGCCTCGAGCGTAAAGACGGCGCTGCCTGGCTTACTCAAAATCGTAGTGAAGCAGGGCTTTTCGGTTCAATTGCCAAGCTCGTGAAAGTGCAGGTGGGCTACGAGGCGGCACTGGCCGCGGTGCTGGGTTCGGCGGCCGACGCGCTGGCGGCCGAGAACTTCACCGCGGCCGCCGATGCGGTGACCGCGCTGAAACAGGCCGACGGCGGTCGCGCCGCCATCGTGCTCAGCGATTGGCCTGCTGACGAGCCGGGGCCGCTGGGCGCCTTGCCCGACGGTGCTCGTTGGGCGCTCGATTTGGTCGAGGCACCCTCGCGACTGCGCGGCGCGATGGTCGCCATGCTGTCGCGGGTCGCCGTGGTAGGCGACCTGTCCGAGGCCATGGAGCTGGTTGCCGCGCGACCACAATTGCGCGCGGTCACCCGCGACGGGGATTTGGTGGGTGCCGGGTGGATCAACGGCGGCTCGGACCGTAAACCTTCGACATTGGAGATCACGTCCGAAATCGCCAGAGCGCGAGCCGAACTCGCGGCCGCCGAGGAGCAGACCAACCAACTGGGCGCGGCGCTGTCCGGGGCCATGAGCGAGCAGACCGCACGCCAGGACTCCGCCGAGCAGGCGCTGGCTGCGCTCAACGAATCCGACGCCGCGATTTCGGCGATCTACGAGCAGCTCGGCCGACTTGGTCAGGACGCCCGGGCCGCCGACGAGGAGTGGCACCGGCTGATGCGTCAGCGTGAGGAACTGGAGGCGGGGCGCGCCGAGACCCTTGCCGAACTCGGTGAGCTCGAGATCCGGCTCGGCAATGCCGAACAGCCGCAAGAGGTTTCCGGCGAACCCAGTCATGGTGAACTGCGTCAGCAGATCGCCGCGGCGGCCGAGGTGGCCCGCGGCGTCGAGGTGGAGGCCCGGCTTGCGGTACGTACGGCCGAAGAACGCGCCAATGCGGTTCGCGGGAAAGCGGATTCGCTGCGTCGAGCGGCGGCCGCGGAGCGCGAGGCACGGGTGCGGGCCCAGCAGGCCCGAGCTGCCCGCCAACGCGCTGCCGAGGTGGCGGCCGCGGTCTCCCAGGCCGGGCGGCTCCTGGCCGATCGGCTGACTCAAGTGGTGGGCGCCGCGTCGCAGCACCGCGACGTATTGGCCGCGGAGCGTCAGCAACGCTCGACGGCGTTGGCCGCGGTCCGTGACGAGGTGAACGCACTGGGCACCCGGATCGGGGTGCTCACAGAAGCGCTGCATCGCGACGAGGTTGCCAAAGCCCAAGCGGCGCTGCGGATCGAACAACTCGAGCAGATGGTGCTCGAGCAATTCGGCATGTCGCCCGACGTATTGGTCGCCGAATACGGTCCGCAGGTTTCGCTGCCACCGAGCGAACTGGAGATGGCCGAATACGAGCAGGCCCGCGAGCGCGGCGAGCAGGTCACCGCACCGGCGCCGCTGCCGTTCGACCGGTCCACTCAGGAGCGTCGCGCCAAACGCGCGGAGCGTGAGCTGGCCGAACTGGGCCGGGTCAACCCGCTGGCGCTCGAGGAGTTCGCGGCGCTGGAAGAGCGGTTCAACTTCCTGTCGACCCAGCTCGAAGACGTCAAAGCGGCGCGCAAGGACCTGCTGGACGTCGTCGCCGAAGTCGACGCCCGCATCCTGCAGGTGTTCACCGACGCCTACGTCGACGTCGAGCGCGAGTTCCAAGGTGTGTTCGCGTCACTGTTCCCCGGCGGCGAGGGCCGCCTGCTGCTCACCAACCCCGACGACATGCTCACCACCGGCATCGAGGTCGAGGCCCGGCCGCCGGGCAAGAAGGTCAAGCGGCTGTCGCTGCTGTCCGGCGGCGAGAAGTCGCTGACCGCGGTGGCGATGCTGGTCGCCATCTTCCGGGCCCGGCCGTCGCCGTTCTACATCATGGACGAGGTCGAGGCGGCGCTCGACGACACCAACCTGCGGCGGCTGATCGGTCTGTTCGAGCTGCTGCGCGCCAAATCGCAGCTGATCGTCATCACCCACCAGAAGCCCACCATGGAGGTCGCCGACTCGCTGTACGGCGTGACGATGCGCGACGACGGCATCACCACGGTGATCTCCCAACGGATGCGTGGTCAGCAGGTCAACCAGCTGGTCACCGCAACATAA